The genomic interval GGACAGCATCCATGGTGGAGGCCATGCGCTGGTGCATCTCGGCCGGATCATGTCCTTCCACGAAGTAGGGGGTGTACCCGTACCCACGGAAGAGATGTTCAAGCTCCGCGTGGCTAATTCTGGCCAGTACAGTCGGGTTGGCAATCTTGTAGCCGTTGAGGTGGAGGATCGGCAGAACCGTCCCATCACTCACCGGGTTGAGAAATTTGTTCGAATGCCAGCTGGTGGCAAGAGGCCCGGTTTCGGCCTCGCCATCGCCGACGACGCAAGCGACGATGAGGTCGGGGTTGTCGAACGCAGCGCCGTAGGCGTGCGAGAGGGAATAGCCCAACTCTCCGCCTTCGTGCATCGAGCCCGGTGTTTCAGGAGCCACATGGCTCGGGATGCCGCCTGGGAAGGAGAATTGCTTGAAGAGGCGCTTCATGCCTTCAGCATCGGCGGAGATGTTCGGATAGACTTCGCTGTAAGTTCCCTCGAGGTATGCGTTGGCAATCAAAGCGGGGCCGCCATGCCCCGGCCCTGTAATATAGATAACATCAAGATCATGCTTTTTGATAAGACGATTGAGATGAACATAGATGAAATTCAAACCCGGAGTGGTGCCCCAGTGGCCGAGCAGACGCGGCTTGATGTGCTCCTTGGTCAGCCGTTCCACCAGTAGCGGGTTGTCGTAGAGGTAAATCTGACCGACCGACAAGTAATTTGCCGCCCGCCAATAGGCATCGATCAGGGTCAGCTCGGATGTCCGCGCCGTGCGCTTGGGCTGCCGCCGAGCTTTGAGGATCGCGTCCATCTGGCTGCCTCGCTTCGGTGCTGGGTCGACTCTGGCGCGAAGCGGCGGGCTTGTTCCGGGTGGAGGCCTTGGGCATCAGCATGCCGCACGCTTCCAGCTGCGGTAGCGCGTCGTTTCGCCAAAGACCGGACGCGCGGCGCCTCAATACGAGGCACAGGTGCCGGTATACGCATCGTAATAGGCGTAGGGCCCGCAGCCTCCGTAGCCGCTCCGATACCCGTAGTAGCCAGCGGCGGCGGCCGCACCGACCCCGGCCGCGGCGAGCCCGTAGCCATAGGGACGATAGCCACCCCAACCATAGCCGCCACGGACAACGTAGCCCCGGCCGACCCGACCGCCGCCCCAACCGGGGCGTCCGGCAATGGGACGTCCCGCCCCCCAACCGGGCCGGCCGGCAATCGGGCCTGCAGCCCCCCAGCCTGGCCGCCCAATTCCGCCGCGCAAACCGCCACCGTGGAAACCACCACCGCCGCGGAAGCCACCGCCGTGGAAGCCGCCGCCACCACCGCGGAAGCCCCGCGCATCGGCCGCCACACCGGTCAGGATCAGGGCCGCGAAGGCGGCGGATGAGATCAGGAGCGCTTTCATGAGGTCGTCTCCCTGCCGGAGGACACCACGTCGAGGTGAGCCAAGTCGAGGTGAGCCACGTCGAGGTGAGCCAAATCGAGGTGAGCCAAATCGAGGTGAGCCAAGTCGGATTCGGTCGTGCGACGACGCAGTGGGTCCGTACAGCATCAACCGTTTGGTGCAGAGAACGCTAGCACCGGGCCGGGCGCCTCGCTTGATCTGACAGGACAGGCACAGGTCACGATGCGGCGCACTCAAAGAGAAGCCAGCAGGAGTCAGATGCTGAGCTGTGCAACCTCGATCAGGACATCCTCAAGATAGGCCTTGATTCGGCCGATCTCGGTCGCGCTCGGCCCCATGATGCTGAACCCGATCAACTCGCCGCGCGCATGTACCCTGCGGATCAGGGATTCCGCTTTCGTAGCCACCTCGCGCTCGGTCTGCGCGCGGAGGATGCTGCCGGTCTCGGTGGTCGTGATGCGAATTTCGAAGCCAGGCTTTTCAATCATGACTTCACCATGAAATAACCAGCCTGAGGCAAAATCTTGTCCACTAAGATGAAGGAAAGCCCTCCTACATCATTCTATATCATCGGCACATCGAGGATTTGGGCGACAATCTCCCGACGGATGGTCGGATGTGAGGGACTTTCTTGATGATTACGCTCAGATCCTGCTCGCTTATCATGCTCGTCGGCATCAGGAGTGCACGGCACCGGCACGAACGCGCTGCCTTATCCGAGCCTTCTGCCGAGGAGGGGAGGATCTTATTGGTGTTCCTCGCGCTTCGTCTCGGAATGGTTTCCCTGCCTCCATGAGCTGGGCGTCTTGCCTGCCCAGCGTCGGAAGGCGTGTGTGAAGGCGGCGGGCTCCGAGAAGTCCAGGACGGCCGAGATCTCCGTCATGCTCATTTTGGTATCGGCCAAAAGGCGTTTGGCCACCCGGAATTGCGCCTCGTTGGCAAGCTGCTTGAAGCTTGTCCCTTCGGCCTTCAAGCGGCGGCTCAAGGTGCGGCGACCGAGCGACAGGCGAAGCGCCGTCTTCATCACGTCGCAACGCTTCCGGATCACCTCGGCGCGCAGGTGCTGACGAAGCCCGTCCTTCAGCGTGGAGGGTCGTGCCGATTCAAGCCGGCGAATACGATCCTCCACTCTGCGGCGCAGGACCGGATCGGCTCCAGCGATGCGCCGCTTGAGGAGGCTGGCCGGGAAGACCAAGGCGGCCGTCTCCTGATCGAACCGGACGGGTGCTCGAAAGAACTGGCTATAAGGCGTCGTGCTGGTCGGAGCAGAGCGCGGCAGCAGAACTTCCAACGGGGCCCAATCAGACCCGCACAGCGCCCGAAGGATGTTTGTCGCTGTGGCCAGCGCCCGATCCGAATGGTGGACAGCACCCTCGGCTCCCGGCTCATACGGGCAGTAGGTGAGGACGGCCACGTCGTTGTCGATGCCGAGGCCGACCACCGCACCCCGATTCAGCATGCCCAAATACGCTTCGAGAGCCCGCAAGGCATCGCCGATGGTGTCCGAGTTGTTCAACAGCAGGCCGAGAAGCCCGAGGGAGGTGATGGTGGTCCTTTGCCCAATGAGGAGCCCCAAATGAGGGCAGCGGGTGCGCTCAACCGCTATGGCAATCAGGCGGCCGAGGGCGCTGTACGGAACGAGCTTGCCATGACACTCGAAGAGCCTCGGATCGAGCCCTGCCTCGACCATGAGGGTGTCGGGATCCGCTTCGAGTTCGACGAGGACGGCGTAGATCGCTTGAGCGACCCTGAGGTGCGCCAAGCCGACGGGAAGCAGGTTCTCAGGTGGGCTGGGGTATCCGGTTGCCAAAGCGGCATAAGAAAACATAGCAAGATCCTCCTATTCGGGGGCCAAGCTGATTCGGATAACTCAAGTTAGCTTTGTGCAATTTAGTGCGTTCGCGATGGATCTTCTTGATCGAAACGGTCATCGCGTTCGTGAAAACGTGGCTGGCTCCAGTCGGCAGCCAAAACCTGGCCGGTGTACAAACTCAGGCTGCGTGACAATGGCGGGGTGAGCGAGCGGCCCGAGTCGGCCGATCGGACGGCGGCTTCTGCCGCAAGTGGATAGTAGACGGCTACGACCGTTGACTAATAATTATATAATATGCCCGCAACTGTTCGGATACGACACAAGAGTATCAGAAATTACTAGAACCTTGCCATTGATCTGCGTGCCACGCAGCTTTGTGCCGAAGCTCGCGCGGCAATTTTTTTTAAGAGACCGGTCGTCGATGGCGTGAAATCGACGATCCGCTGCGCCTTTAGGCCGCCAAGCTCAACAGACTCGCGGATTAGGGGAAAAAAATATCTGCGATATCAATTGCCGGAAGAGAATCAACTCAATAAAACTATATTTCGACTGCTGCGACTCATTGCGAGCAGCGTTGGTAGCCTGTACCCGCCGGGTCTTGCTCATTGTAATAGCGCTTTAGGGGGCCGTTCGAATGAGGCATCATGTAAACCCTGACCTCCTGAGCGGCCACGGCGTTCGCACAGTCGAGAACGAGAAGCTGGCGGTCCCCGGTCGGTCGAACCGACTTGATGCTGCACGTCGCCATGGGGGTCTTCAGGCGCTTTCCTGAGACGATGAAGGCCGGAGCGAAAATGTCGATCGGCTTCTTGAACGCCCCACCTTTGCCCGCGGATGAAAAGACATCCGTACAGTCGCGCCCTTCCAGTACCCAAGCGCCCTGATAGGCAGACAAACCGGGGCCTGCTGCCAACGCATCCGACACACCAGCCGAGGCTGCAAGGCTTAGCCCGAGTGCTGCGACACCCATGAGACGTACAGTTCGCATCACCACCTCCTGCGTAAGCTCTATCGGACCGGCTGCTGAGTCTGTGCGGAGTCGAAATTTTCGTCCTGCTCTCGACCAAGGCACTTCGATTGATGCTCTCGCCGCCATGTACTGGGCGCAAAGCCTGACCAGCGCCGGAACGCATGGCTAAAGGCGGCGGGCTCGGAGAAATCCAAGGCCGCCGAGATCTGCGCCATGCTCATTCTGGTATTGACTAGGAGTTGCTTGGCGACTGAGAACTGCGCTTCGTTAGCGATTTGCTTGAACGTCGTGCCCTCGGCTTTCAGCCGACGACGCAGGGTACGGGGGGGGACCAGTCGCAGTCGCGCCACATGCGCGGCCTTACAGCGCTGCCGCATCACCTGGGCTTGGAGGTACTCGCGAAGCTTGTCCTTCAGCGTGGAAGGCTGTTCGGACTCAAGCTTGCGGATGCGATCCTCAACTCTCCCGCGGGCCGCCGGGTCCGCCCCCTTGATGCGCCGTTCAAGGATTAGAGTTGGAAACACCAACGCGGCCGTTTCTTGGTCA from Methylobacterium sp. AMS5 carries:
- a CDS encoding AraC family transcriptional regulator codes for the protein MFSYAALATGYPSPPENLLPVGLAHLRVAQAIYAVLVELEADPDTLMVEAGLDPRLFECHGKLVPYSALGRLIAIAVERTRCPHLGLLIGQRTTITSLGLLGLLLNNSDTIGDALRALEAYLGMLNRGAVVGLGIDNDVAVLTYCPYEPGAEGAVHHSDRALATATNILRALCGSDWAPLEVLLPRSAPTSTTPYSQFFRAPVRFDQETAALVFPASLLKRRIAGADPVLRRRVEDRIRRLESARPSTLKDGLRQHLRAEVIRKRCDVMKTALRLSLGRRTLSRRLKAEGTSFKQLANEAQFRVAKRLLADTKMSMTEISAVLDFSEPAAFTHAFRRWAGKTPSSWRQGNHSETKREEHQ